DNA sequence from the Armatimonadota bacterium genome:
TGAGCTTGCGGCCGGTGCGCGGGTCCTCCAGTTGGGGGAACTCGTCCAGCACGTGCGTCATCTCGTTGCCGCGCTCGCCGCAGCCCACGTAAATGATCACGTCAGCGTCCGCCCACTTGGCCAGCGTCTGCTGCATCACCGTCTTGCCGCTGCCAAAGGGCCCGGGGATGGCCGCGGTGCCCCCCTGGGCCACGGGGAAGAGGACGTCGATGATCCGCTGGCCGGTGACCAGCGGCTCCCGCGGCTCCAGGCGGCGGCTGAGGGGCCGGGGAAAGCGGACCGGCCAGGTGTGCATCAGGCGCAGTTCCCGCCCGTCCTCCAGCCGCCCAACCACGTCGGCGACGCGGTACTCGCCGGCGCGGATCTGGCTGACCCGGCCGGGCGCCGCGTCAGGCGGAAGGAGGATGCGGTGCACCAGGCCGAACTCCGGGACCTCCCCGATGACATCCCCGGGCCCCACCTCCTCCCCGGGCTGCACCGTGGGATGGAACGTCCAGCGCTTCTCCCGATCCAGGGCCGCGGCCACCGCGCCGCGCTCGATGAAGTCGCCCTTCTGCGCCCGGATGTCCTTCAGCGGCCGCTGGATGCCGTCGAAGATGCCAAAGAGCAACCCCGGCCCCAGCTCCACGGCCAGCGGCAGCCCCGTGGACTCCACCGGTTCCCCCAGGTAGAGACCGGAGGTGTCCTCGTAGACCTGGACGAAAGCGGTGTCGCCCTCCAGGCGGATGATCTCACCGATCAACCGCTCCCTCCCCACACGCACGATGTCGTACATGCGGGCACCGGTCATCCCCCGGGCAATTACCGCCGGGCCGGCGATCCGGATGATCTCACCAACGATGGCCACGTGCCTCCTCCTCCTACCGCAGCTTCACGTAGAACCCGATGTGCTCCTTGACCAGGCGAGCGATGTAGTCGTCGCCGCTTTCCACCTGCGCGCCGGGCGCGGGGAAGGGCACCAGGATGGGCAGGTCCCGCCCCCGCAGCATCCGTGCCAGCTCCTCTTCCGTCCCCTGCAGCAGCGCCTCGTTCACCGCGGCCAGCCCGTAGCCCAGAGCCACCAGTTGCTTCAGGTGCTGCAGCGCCTCCGCAGGCGAGGCGGCCTCGTGCACCTCCACCCCGGCCAGGCGGAAGCCTGTGGCCGTCTCCGGGTCGGTGATCACGGCCATCCTATACAAGGAGCATCTCCCGCCGCACCAGATCGCGCGGAATCCCCAGCATCCGGCTGCGTGCGATCAGGCGCAGATTCACCACCTCATTGTACTTCAGGGTCAGGTACCCCACCACGATGTCTATCCCCAGCGGGTCGGCCATGTACAGGCGGGCCGTGCTCCGGGCCAGCAGCCGGTCCAGCTGCTGCTCGAACGCGGTGAGGTCCTCCCCCGGCTCCCCCAGGGGGAACCCCCGCGCCCCCAGCGCCCGCCAGGCCTGCTGGGCGGTTTCCGACGCGCTGAGGAGGAGGAAGAGATCCTCGGTGACT
Encoded proteins:
- a CDS encoding V-type ATP synthase subunit F, with translation MAVITDPETATGFRLAGVEVHEAASPAEALQHLKQLVALGYGLAAVNEALLQGTEEELARMLRGRDLPILVPFPAPGAQVESGDDYIARLVKEHIGFYVKLR